Proteins found in one Prochlorothrix hollandica PCC 9006 = CALU 1027 genomic segment:
- a CDS encoding DUF938 domain-containing protein produces MPDLRQFAPATQRNREPILALLQSLLPPGGAVLEISSGTGEHACFLARHLGPRPWIPSDPNPLARASISAWQQAEAVPNLLPPLDLDVCVTPWPLETDPLPPGLAAWDQTQWSLGAIVNINMIHISPWEACLGLMAGAGRLLPPGGLLYLYGPYKQGGEHTAPSNAAFDQSLRSQDPRWGVRDLEAVVTAAQAQGLVWQQTVSMPAQNLSVIFRREGQGL; encoded by the coding sequence GTGCCTGATCTGCGCCAGTTTGCCCCTGCCACCCAACGCAACCGCGAACCCATCCTTGCCCTGTTGCAAAGCCTGTTGCCCCCTGGAGGTGCCGTCTTAGAAATTTCCAGCGGCACCGGGGAACATGCCTGTTTTTTAGCCCGCCATCTGGGTCCACGTCCCTGGATTCCCTCTGACCCCAACCCCTTAGCCCGCGCCAGCATCAGCGCATGGCAACAAGCCGAGGCAGTCCCCAACCTCTTGCCCCCCCTAGACTTAGATGTCTGTGTCACCCCTTGGCCCCTGGAAACCGATCCCCTGCCCCCTGGGTTGGCTGCCTGGGATCAAACCCAGTGGTCCCTGGGGGCGATCGTCAACATTAATATGATTCACATTTCCCCCTGGGAAGCCTGCCTAGGATTAATGGCGGGAGCCGGTCGTCTGTTGCCGCCGGGAGGGCTGCTCTATCTCTATGGACCCTACAAACAGGGGGGAGAACACACGGCCCCCAGCAATGCCGCCTTTGATCAGAGCCTCCGGAGCCAAGACCCCCGCTGGGGCGTGCGGGACTTGGAAGCCGTGGTAACCGCAGCCCAGGCCCAGGGCTTGGTGTGGCAGCAAACGGTGTCCATGCCTGCCCAAAATTTATCAGTGATCTTTCGCAGGGAAGGGCAAGGGCTGTAA
- a CDS encoding mechanosensitive ion channel family protein, which yields MLATLGLGLWALQVPQWLRSLPQHWQSPKIQTLYQTILAPHQRELQWALVTIAIDSLLIPLPLTPPLHPLEVVLAIVVAVQVSVLGVKLVNQWFDSYWLTASLAEDKRINSELLLLGRFLAQLSLGLGVILAFAQTHAINLVGLVASVGIGGVALAFASQKIVEQILWSVVIYIDRPFEVGDYIHLPDRSLGKVEAVGWRSTKVRLSGKNTLAIVPNSHLAQVNIENLSRAQRVILMIDLSFFTTLMDEEKALIRQLIVEGTSDILGIDHQLTQITFQEATDPNAAVKMQVQAIFFVLGSAETSMELRRSLLVIAQENIIQRLQAYNIDFQFQEKTINITQPMNI from the coding sequence ATGCTGGCAACCTTGGGTTTAGGGTTATGGGCCTTGCAGGTGCCCCAGTGGCTGCGATCGCTGCCGCAACACTGGCAATCCCCCAAAATTCAGACCCTCTACCAAACGATCCTGGCTCCCCATCAACGGGAACTGCAATGGGCACTGGTAACCATCGCCATTGATAGTCTCCTGATTCCCCTGCCTCTCACCCCCCCCCTGCACCCGTTGGAGGTGGTGTTGGCGATCGTGGTGGCGGTGCAGGTCAGTGTCCTGGGGGTGAAGCTGGTGAACCAATGGTTCGATAGCTACTGGCTAACGGCCAGCTTAGCGGAAGATAAACGGATTAACAGCGAGTTACTACTGTTGGGGCGGTTTTTAGCCCAATTAAGTTTGGGCTTAGGGGTGATCCTAGCCTTTGCCCAAACCCACGCCATTAACCTAGTGGGACTGGTGGCCAGTGTGGGCATTGGGGGGGTGGCCCTGGCCTTTGCGTCCCAGAAAATTGTGGAGCAGATTTTGTGGAGTGTGGTGATTTACATCGATCGCCCCTTTGAGGTGGGAGACTATATCCATTTGCCCGATCGCAGCCTGGGCAAAGTGGAAGCCGTGGGCTGGCGCTCTACCAAAGTCCGCCTGTCCGGTAAAAACACCCTGGCCATTGTCCCCAACAGTCATTTGGCCCAAGTCAACATCGAGAATCTCAGCCGTGCCCAGCGGGTTATTTTAATGATTGATCTGAGTTTCTTTACTACCTTAATGGATGAAGAAAAAGCCCTGATTCGTCAGCTTATTGTGGAAGGTACATCCGACATTTTAGGCATTGATCACCAGTTAACTCAGATAACCTTTCAAGAGGCCACAGATCCCAATGCAGCGGTTAAAATGCAGGTTCAAGCTATTTTCTTTGTTTTAGGTTCTGCGGAAACTTCCATGGAACTGCGCCGTAGTTTGTTAGTGATTGCCCAGGAAAATATTATTCAACGGCTCCAAGCCTATAATATTGATTTCCAATTCCAGGAAAAAACCATCAATATTACCCAGCCCATGAACATTTAA
- the scpB gene encoding SMC-Scp complex subunit ScpB, translating to MSTPDPALMVKIEAILYLKARPLKLGEIADYAHCDRDLVQSALEQLVADYGQRDGALEVVETSEGYGLQLRSGFEILVQTLIPIDLGVGALRTLAAIALRKGITQTELVDLRGSGAYQQVQALVEQGFVQKRRHKETRSYWLQVTDKFHRYFQTEKLPKPLAAYSKAPATPAPLESEFEQLPLDNRP from the coding sequence ATGTCCACCCCTGATCCGGCCCTCATGGTCAAGATTGAGGCCATTCTCTACCTCAAAGCCCGCCCCCTGAAGCTCGGCGAGATTGCCGACTATGCCCACTGCGATCGGGATCTAGTCCAGAGTGCCCTGGAACAACTGGTGGCAGACTATGGCCAGCGGGATGGAGCCTTGGAAGTGGTGGAAACCAGCGAGGGCTATGGGCTGCAACTGCGATCGGGGTTTGAAATCTTGGTACAAACCCTCATCCCTATTGACTTGGGGGTGGGGGCATTGCGAACCCTGGCGGCGATCGCCCTCAGAAAAGGCATTACCCAAACTGAATTAGTCGATCTGCGGGGATCGGGAGCCTATCAACAGGTGCAAGCGCTGGTAGAGCAGGGATTTGTCCAAAAACGCCGCCACAAGGAAACCCGCTCCTATTGGCTCCAAGTCACCGATAAATTTCACCGCTATTTTCAAACGGAAAAGCTCCCCAAACCCCTCGCCGCCTACAGCAAAGCCCCCGCCACCCCCGCGCCCCTGGAATCTGAGTTTGAGCAGCTACCCTTAGACAACAGACCTTAG
- a CDS encoding superoxide dismutase gives MAYELPALPYAYTALEPSITQATLEFHHDKHHAAYVNNYNTAVAGTEYDSMALEAVIKAVAGDASKAGLFNNAAQAWNHSFYWLCMKSGGGGAPTGALADKITADFGSFEEFVTAFKTAGATQFGSGWAWLVLDNGTLKVTKTGNAENPMTSGQVPLLTMDVWEHAYYLDYQNRRPDYMTDFLGKLVDWDFVAANLAAA, from the coding sequence ATGGCTTACGAATTACCGGCTCTGCCTTACGCCTACACCGCCCTAGAACCGTCCATCACCCAGGCCACCCTAGAATTTCACCATGACAAGCACCATGCGGCCTATGTGAATAACTACAACACTGCCGTAGCAGGAACTGAGTATGATTCCATGGCTCTGGAGGCGGTGATTAAGGCCGTGGCTGGGGATGCCAGCAAGGCGGGCCTGTTCAACAATGCTGCCCAGGCTTGGAACCATAGCTTCTATTGGCTGTGCATGAAGTCGGGTGGCGGCGGTGCCCCCACCGGTGCCCTGGCGGACAAGATCACGGCTGATTTTGGCAGCTTTGAGGAGTTTGTGACCGCCTTCAAAACCGCTGGAGCGACCCAGTTCGGCAGTGGTTGGGCTTGGCTGGTGTTGGACAATGGCACCCTGAAGGTGACCAAGACCGGCAACGCAGAGAACCCCATGACCAGCGGCCAAGTGCCCCTGTTGACCATGGATGTGTGGGAGCACGCCTATTATCTGGATTACCAAAACCGTCGCCCCGACTACATGACCGATTTCCTCGGTAAGTTGGTGGATTGGGACTTTGTGGCTGCTAATTTGGCGGCAGCTTAA
- a CDS encoding response regulator transcription factor yields MKPRILVIDDDAAIAELVAINLEMAGYDVNCAEDGVKGQALAVQILPDLIMLDLMLPRVDGFTVCQRLRRDERTADIPVLMLTALAQTQDKVDGFNAGADDYLTKPFEVEEMLARVRALLRRTDRIPQAAKHSEILSYGPLTLIPERFEAVWFGGTVKLTHLEFELLHCLLQRHGQTVPPGQILTEVWGYDPDDDIETIRVHVRHLRTKLEPDPRHPRYIKTVYGAGYCLELPSDSEVAAEAAATATQGSP; encoded by the coding sequence ATGAAACCACGCATTTTGGTTATTGATGATGACGCAGCCATTGCGGAACTAGTGGCCATTAATTTGGAAATGGCTGGCTATGACGTGAACTGCGCTGAAGATGGCGTGAAGGGTCAAGCCTTAGCGGTGCAAATTTTGCCTGATTTAATCATGCTGGATTTGATGTTACCCCGTGTTGATGGCTTTACGGTCTGCCAGCGGCTACGGCGGGATGAGCGCACCGCTGATATTCCCGTTTTGATGTTAACGGCCCTCGCCCAAACCCAAGACAAGGTGGATGGTTTCAATGCCGGGGCGGATGATTATTTGACGAAGCCCTTTGAGGTGGAGGAAATGCTGGCCAGGGTTCGTGCCCTGTTGCGGCGCACCGATCGCATTCCCCAAGCCGCAAAACACAGCGAAATCCTCAGCTATGGCCCGTTAACCCTGATTCCGGAGCGGTTTGAAGCCGTATGGTTTGGGGGCACGGTCAAGCTGACCCATTTGGAGTTTGAACTGCTCCATTGCCTTTTGCAGCGCCACGGCCAAACGGTGCCCCCCGGTCAGATCCTCACGGAAGTGTGGGGCTATGATCCCGATGATGACATTGAAACGATTCGGGTTCATGTGCGGCACCTGCGCACCAAGCTAGAGCCGGATCCCCGCCATCCCCGCTACATCAAAACGGTCTATGGGGCGGGGTATTGCTTGGAGTTGCCCAGTGATAGTGAGGTGGCCGCAGAAGCCGCCGCCACAGCAACCCAAGGTAGTCCCTAA
- a CDS encoding FAD-binding oxidoreductase has translation MSFDRTTFAWDSFIAALADLEIITDRPQVAKLSQDYYHFSPILQTQLADKVGDLVIRAKTEAEVLRVAQACSQQGVPLTVRGAGSGNYGQCIPLEGGVVLDLSAMNRILRLQPGMAWVEPGVKLAALDREARPLGWELRMVPSTYRTATIGGFIGGGSGGLGSINYGFLSDRGNLCALRVVTLEPEPRVVELRGDAVQQVNHAYGTNGIITALELPLAPAYPWAELMVTFGDFATAAQFGQRLGDADGLIKKLICICDRPIPQYFAALQRYLSGDRPLALVMVAEQSLELFKELVREMGGDLCYEKSAFEASKGISLGEYSWNHTTLHARSVDPSLTYLQTIFPHDRDLALVHHMHQHFGDEVPMHLEFIRLQGLTIAAGLQLVRYTTPERLQAIIDYHEDQGALIFNPHTYTLEDAGRKTVDPRQLAFKRTMDPQGLLNPGKMRSWSPSTP, from the coding sequence ATGTCTTTCGATCGCACCACCTTTGCCTGGGACTCCTTTATTGCTGCCTTAGCAGACCTGGAGATCATCACCGATCGCCCCCAGGTGGCCAAACTCTCCCAGGACTATTACCACTTCAGCCCCATTCTCCAGACCCAACTGGCGGACAAGGTGGGGGATCTGGTGATTCGGGCTAAAACCGAGGCCGAAGTGCTGCGGGTGGCCCAAGCCTGTAGCCAGCAGGGGGTGCCGTTGACGGTGCGGGGGGCAGGTAGCGGCAACTATGGCCAGTGTATTCCCCTAGAAGGGGGTGTGGTGCTGGATCTCAGTGCTATGAATCGGATTTTGCGGTTACAGCCCGGTATGGCCTGGGTGGAGCCGGGGGTCAAGCTGGCGGCGTTGGATCGGGAGGCGCGACCCTTGGGCTGGGAATTGCGCATGGTTCCCTCCACCTACCGCACCGCTACGATCGGCGGTTTCATTGGGGGCGGCAGCGGGGGGCTGGGATCGATTAACTACGGCTTTTTGAGCGATCGGGGCAATCTCTGTGCCCTGCGGGTGGTGACCCTGGAACCAGAGCCGCGTGTGGTGGAATTGCGGGGGGATGCGGTGCAGCAGGTGAACCATGCCTATGGCACCAATGGCATTATCACCGCCCTGGAACTGCCCCTGGCCCCGGCCTACCCCTGGGCGGAACTGATGGTCACCTTTGGGGATTTTGCCACGGCGGCCCAGTTTGGCCAGCGCCTGGGGGATGCCGATGGCTTAATCAAAAAACTAATTTGTATTTGCGATCGCCCCATTCCCCAGTATTTCGCGGCTCTCCAGCGCTATCTTTCCGGCGATCGCCCCCTGGCCCTGGTCATGGTGGCGGAACAGAGTCTGGAACTATTCAAAGAATTAGTGAGGGAGATGGGGGGGGATCTGTGTTACGAAAAATCGGCTTTTGAGGCTAGCAAAGGCATCAGCTTGGGGGAATATTCCTGGAACCACACCACCCTCCATGCCCGCAGTGTGGACCCTAGCCTGACCTATTTACAAACTATTTTTCCCCACGATCGCGATCTAGCCCTGGTCCATCACATGCACCAGCATTTCGGCGATGAGGTACCCATGCATTTGGAGTTCATCCGCCTCCAGGGGCTGACGATCGCCGCTGGGCTGCAACTGGTGCGCTACACCACCCCTGAACGCCTTCAGGCCATCATCGACTACCACGAAGACCAGGGGGCACTGATTTTCAATCCCCACACCTACACCCTGGAAGATGCAGGCCGTAAAACCGTTGATCCCCGCCAGTTAGCCTTTAAACGCACCATGGATCCCCAGGGGTTACTCAATCCCGGCAAGATGCGATCGTGGTCCCCCTCCACACCCTAG
- a CDS encoding NYN domain-containing protein — MSAVKPAVLLVDGYNIIGLCPKLQQVRDRQGLEESRRHLIEALTNYSAYHGHETEVVFDAQYQSAAGNREQITDQMQVFYTEFGQTADSYIERSCAVFFREDLRRFQKRLIVATSDRAQWLTAVGYGAEWMSARQLAQDTGLSLESVRQHHQPKTRSKQRFLSSSLDDSARDKLANLRQHLWQQGR, encoded by the coding sequence ATGTCTGCTGTGAAACCTGCTGTCCTGCTGGTGGATGGCTATAACATTATCGGCCTTTGTCCCAAACTTCAGCAGGTGCGCGATCGCCAGGGCTTAGAAGAATCCCGTCGCCACCTGATCGAAGCACTGACCAACTACAGCGCCTACCATGGCCATGAAACCGAAGTGGTCTTTGATGCCCAGTACCAGTCTGCTGCCGGCAATCGAGAACAGATCACGGATCAAATGCAGGTGTTTTACACAGAGTTTGGCCAAACTGCCGACAGTTATATTGAGCGCAGTTGTGCCGTTTTTTTTCGGGAAGACCTGCGACGGTTCCAGAAGCGGCTGATTGTGGCCACCTCCGATCGCGCCCAATGGTTAACGGCGGTGGGCTATGGGGCAGAGTGGATGTCTGCGCGACAGTTGGCCCAGGATACCGGTCTGTCGTTGGAGTCGGTGCGCCAACATCATCAGCCTAAGACGCGATCGAAACAGCGTTTTCTCTCCAGTTCCCTGGATGACAGTGCCCGCGACAAGCTGGCGAATCTGCGGCAGCACCTCTGGCAACAGGGCCGCTAG